A single Streptomyces sp. Edi2 DNA region contains:
- a CDS encoding hydrogen peroxide-inducible genes activator encodes MASPASQGGRPRQPSLAQLRAFVAVAEHLHFREAAAEIGMSQPALSGSVSALEETLGVQLLERTTRKVLLSPAGERVAARARVVLEAVGDLMEEAEAARAPFTGVLRLGVIPTVAPYLLPAVLRLVHETYPDLDLQVHEEQTASLLDGLSHGRLDLLLLAVPLGVPQVTELPLFDEDFVLVAPKDHWLGGRGDIPRQALQELDLLLLDEGHCLRDQALDICREAGRDENTPVTTSAAGLSTLVQLVAGGLGVTLLPRTALRVETGRNDQLTTGYFSDPAPSRTIALAMRAGAARQDEFEEFAAALRAALRGLPVRMAGG; translated from the coding sequence GTGGCTTCACCGGCGAGTCAGGGCGGCAGGCCCCGCCAGCCCAGCCTGGCCCAGCTGCGGGCGTTCGTGGCGGTGGCCGAGCATCTGCATTTCCGCGAGGCGGCGGCCGAGATCGGTATGAGCCAGCCCGCGCTGTCCGGGTCGGTCTCCGCACTGGAGGAGACCCTGGGAGTGCAGCTGCTGGAGCGTACGACGCGCAAGGTGCTGCTGTCGCCCGCGGGGGAGCGGGTGGCCGCGCGGGCCAGGGTGGTACTGGAGGCCGTCGGTGATCTGATGGAGGAGGCGGAGGCGGCCCGCGCGCCGTTCACGGGCGTGCTGCGGCTCGGCGTCATCCCGACCGTCGCCCCGTATCTGCTGCCGGCCGTCCTGCGGCTGGTCCATGAGACCTACCCCGACCTGGACCTCCAGGTACACGAGGAGCAGACCGCCTCCCTCCTGGACGGCCTGTCCCACGGACGCCTCGACCTGCTCCTGCTGGCCGTGCCGCTCGGCGTCCCCCAGGTCACCGAACTCCCGCTCTTCGACGAGGACTTCGTCCTGGTCGCACCCAAGGACCACTGGCTCGGCGGCCGCGGCGACATCCCGCGCCAGGCCCTCCAGGAACTGGACCTGCTGCTGCTCGACGAGGGCCACTGCCTCAGGGACCAGGCCCTGGACATCTGCCGGGAGGCCGGCCGGGACGAGAACACCCCCGTGACGACCAGCGCGGCGGGCCTGTCCACCCTGGTGCAACTGGTGGCCGGCGGACTCGGCGTCACCCTGCTGCCCCGCACCGCCCTCCGCGTCGAGACCGGCCGCAACGACCAGCTCACCACCGGCTACTTCAGCGACCCGGCCCCCTCGCGGACGATCGCCCTCGCCATGCGGGCAGGCGCCGCCCGCCAGGACGAGTTCGAGGAATTCGCAGCGGCGCTGCGGGCGGCGCTGCGGGGGCTGCCGGTGCGGATGGCCGGGGGGTGA
- a CDS encoding OmpA family protein, whose amino-acid sequence MPATEMPRGRRARRAPRTAVTAAVALLLTAALTVPAAHADPPGLTEDSSPPVHIDPNDPDLRMVQGAKLAPSKVLNIKSIVETDDGSERRQDTNDNVTFSLQAEVLFDKDSAKLSPDALSRIGTIAAEIKKQNATRLRVFGFTDNLGSASHGLVLSKKRANAVQQELAKDLGSSVSFEIRGYGEQYPIADNGTEAGRKKNRRVEVSFPRSS is encoded by the coding sequence ATGCCGGCGACCGAGATGCCCCGGGGACGCCGCGCGCGCCGAGCGCCCCGTACGGCCGTCACCGCCGCCGTCGCCCTGCTGCTGACCGCGGCGCTGACGGTCCCGGCCGCCCACGCCGATCCGCCGGGCCTGACCGAGGACTCCAGCCCCCCGGTCCACATCGACCCCAACGACCCCGATCTGCGCATGGTCCAGGGCGCCAAGCTCGCCCCGTCCAAGGTCCTCAACATCAAGTCCATCGTCGAGACCGACGACGGCTCCGAGCGCCGCCAGGACACCAACGACAATGTGACCTTCTCGCTCCAGGCGGAGGTCCTGTTCGACAAGGACAGCGCCAAGCTGTCGCCGGACGCGCTGTCGCGCATCGGCACCATCGCGGCGGAGATCAAGAAGCAGAACGCCACCCGCCTGCGGGTCTTCGGCTTCACCGACAATCTCGGCTCGGCGAGCCACGGCCTGGTCCTGTCCAAGAAGCGGGCCAACGCCGTCCAGCAGGAGCTGGCCAAGGATCTCGGCTCGTCCGTCAGCTTCGAGATCCGCGGCTACGGCGAGCAGTACCCGATCGCCGACAACGGCACCGAGGCGGGCCGCAAGAAGAACCGCCGGGTCGAGGTCAGCTTCCCGCGCTCTTCGTGA
- a CDS encoding DUF192 domain-containing protein, with product MVRGENGPGVLHGAEAVIPVEIAASWRARSRGLLGRDGIEGALLLTPASSVHTFRMRFAIDVAYLSRDFTVLAVRTMRPGRLGLPRLRARHVLEAEAGMMARWGLRPGLRLDLRPGADPVR from the coding sequence ATGGTGCGTGGGGAGAACGGCCCGGGGGTCCTGCACGGCGCGGAGGCGGTCATTCCGGTGGAGATCGCGGCGTCCTGGCGTGCCCGCAGCCGCGGGCTGCTGGGCCGCGACGGCATCGAGGGGGCGCTGCTGCTGACCCCGGCGAGCAGTGTGCACACCTTCCGGATGCGGTTTGCGATCGATGTCGCCTATCTGAGCCGGGACTTCACCGTGCTGGCCGTACGGACCATGCGTCCGGGCCGGCTGGGGCTCCCCCGGCTTCGCGCCCGGCACGTCCTGGAGGCGGAGGCCGGAATGATGGCGCGCTGGGGCCTGCGCCCCGGCCTCCGGCTCGACCTCCGGCCCGGGGCCGATCCCGTCCGCTGA
- a CDS encoding isoprenyl transferase — protein sequence MRIPYPPALRNLVYRLYARRVEGRLDHTQVPKHIGVILDGNRRWARADGRTTEQGHQAGAAKISELLGWCEETDVEVVTLWLLSTDNLDRPEGELKPLLGIIENTVRDLASDGRWRVHHVGNRDLLPTATQQVLKESEQATRDNTGVLVNVAIGYGGRQEIADAVRSLLLSHAERGTSFEELAEIVDIDLISEHLYTRGQPDPDLVIRTSGEQRLSGFMLWQSAHSEYYFCEVFWPAFRKVDFLRALRDYAARHRRYGF from the coding sequence ATGCGCATCCCTTATCCGCCTGCACTGCGCAATCTGGTCTACCGGCTGTACGCGCGCAGGGTGGAGGGTCGCCTGGATCACACCCAGGTGCCCAAGCACATCGGCGTCATCCTGGACGGCAACCGGCGCTGGGCGCGGGCCGACGGGCGGACGACCGAGCAGGGCCACCAGGCCGGCGCGGCCAAGATCAGTGAGCTGCTGGGCTGGTGCGAGGAGACCGATGTCGAGGTGGTCACGCTCTGGCTGCTGTCGACGGACAACCTCGACCGGCCCGAGGGAGAGCTGAAGCCGCTGCTCGGCATCATCGAGAACACCGTCCGCGATCTGGCCTCCGACGGCCGCTGGCGGGTGCACCACGTCGGCAACCGCGATCTGCTGCCGACCGCCACGCAGCAGGTGCTCAAGGAGTCCGAGCAGGCCACCCGCGACAACACCGGCGTGCTGGTGAACGTCGCGATCGGCTACGGCGGCCGGCAGGAGATCGCCGACGCGGTGCGCTCGCTGCTGCTGAGCCACGCCGAGCGCGGCACCTCCTTCGAGGAGCTGGCGGAGATCGTCGACATCGACCTGATCTCCGAGCACCTTTACACCCGCGGCCAGCCCGATCCGGATCTGGTGATCCGTACGAGCGGTGAGCAGCGGCTGTCGGGCTTCATGCTGTGGCAGAGCGCCCATTCGGAGTACTACTTCTGCGAAGTTTTCTGGCCGGCATTCCGGAAGGTCGACTTCCTGCGCGCCCTGCGCGACTACGCCGCCCGGCACCGGCGCTACGGCTTCTAG
- a CDS encoding A24 family peptidase produces MPVMLMVLAAVYGAAAGVLLPRPAHRMAVEPEEEWCAVCPRGHAITGVARGWLGRGHCPDCGAYGPGVLPMAAATALACAALAAATGPRPELVAWLAMTPVAVLLAAVDWRVRRLPDVLTLPLAAMAAVLLGLGGWFTDEGGAWRRALLGGLVLGACYLLLYVVNPQGIGLGDVKLAVGLGIALGWYGWRTLVHGGAAGVLLGALYGAGLLIVRRGARGAAMPLGPFMILGAFGVLLLGAADAVA; encoded by the coding sequence GTGCCAGTGATGCTGATGGTTCTCGCCGCCGTCTACGGGGCCGCGGCCGGGGTGCTCCTGCCACGGCCCGCCCATCGGATGGCCGTTGAGCCCGAGGAGGAGTGGTGCGCGGTCTGTCCCCGGGGGCATGCGATCACGGGGGTGGCGCGGGGCTGGCTGGGGCGGGGGCACTGCCCGGACTGCGGGGCGTACGGGCCGGGGGTGCTGCCGATGGCGGCGGCCACCGCACTGGCCTGTGCGGCCCTGGCGGCGGCCACCGGACCGCGGCCGGAACTCGTCGCGTGGCTGGCGATGACGCCGGTCGCGGTGCTGCTGGCGGCCGTCGACTGGCGGGTCCGGCGCCTCCCGGACGTGCTGACGCTGCCGCTCGCCGCGATGGCGGCGGTGCTGCTGGGGCTCGGCGGCTGGTTCACCGATGAGGGCGGGGCGTGGCGGCGGGCGCTGCTGGGCGGGCTCGTCCTGGGCGCGTGCTACCTCCTGCTCTATGTCGTCAACCCGCAGGGCATCGGGCTGGGCGACGTCAAGCTGGCGGTCGGGCTGGGGATCGCCCTTGGGTGGTACGGCTGGCGCACCCTGGTCCACGGCGGGGCGGCCGGCGTGCTGCTCGGCGCGCTCTACGGCGCGGGGCTGCTGATCGTCCGGCGCGGTGCACGGGGAGCGGCCATGCCCCTGGGGCCCTTCATGATCCTCGGGGCGTTCGGCGTGCTGCTCCTGGGTGCCGCCGATGCGGTGGCCTGA
- a CDS encoding alkyl hydroperoxide reductase — translation MALDELKSAVPDYAKDLKLNLGSVIGNSDLPQQQLWGTVLACAIASRSPKVLRELEPEAKANLSAEAYSAAKSAAAIMAMNNVFYRTRHLLSDPEYGTLRAGLRMNVIGNPGVDKVDFELWSLAVSAINGCGMCLDSHEQVLRKAGVDRETIQEAVKIASVLQAVGATLDAEAALAE, via the coding sequence ATGGCTCTCGACGAACTGAAGTCCGCCGTACCGGACTACGCCAAGGACCTCAAGCTGAACCTCGGCTCGGTCATCGGCAACAGCGACCTCCCGCAGCAGCAGCTGTGGGGCACCGTGCTGGCCTGCGCGATCGCTTCGCGCTCGCCGAAGGTGCTGCGCGAGCTGGAGCCGGAGGCGAAGGCCAACCTCTCCGCCGAGGCCTACAGCGCCGCGAAGTCGGCCGCCGCCATCATGGCGATGAACAATGTCTTCTACCGGACCCGGCACCTGCTGTCGGACCCGGAGTACGGCACCCTGCGCGCCGGTCTGCGGATGAACGTCATCGGCAACCCGGGCGTGGACAAGGTCGACTTCGAGCTGTGGTCGCTGGCCGTCTCGGCCATCAACGGCTGCGGTATGTGCCTGGACTCGCACGAGCAGGTGCTCCGTAAGGCCGGTGTGGACCGCGAGACGATCCAGGAGGCCGTCAAGATCGCGTCCGTCCTGCAGGCCGTCGGCGCCACCCTCGACGCCGAGGCCGCGCTCGCCGAGTAA
- a CDS encoding AI-2E family transporter produces MSRLPQWVGGLGAGLTRLSQRMEDQRRRAEAAVGESPGGSLPGSSVEAGDSKELRPAGPADAPAAGGAADGGPAESASAVSGASRAGAPATLTVPRTQLPEATDGVPHPATELAVPSADAVPPENVPPPPSYAPAVAARPDPVDAVPWGVRVAAEAGWRLLVLAATLWVLARVITTIELVVLAFIAATLITALLQPTVGWLRRRGLPRGPATALTFIGGFVIMGLVGWFVVWQVQDNIDSVSSRIQEGITELKGWLLKSPFHVTESQITQIAKNLQDAVGANTEAITSAGLEGVTVVLEVLTGILLAMFTTLFLLYDGRRIWNWVLKLVPSAAREGVAGAGPRAWRTLTAYVRGTVVVALIDAIFIGIGLYFLNVPLAVPLAVFIFLFAFIPLVGAVVSGALACVIALVANGVFTGLMVLAVVLAVQQIEGHVLQPFILGRAVRVHPLAVILSVAAGGLIAGIGGAVVAVPLVAVTNTVVGYLRSYSREQAVRMAVAPRGATAISVAPTPPPVRARPEEPQA; encoded by the coding sequence ATGTCCAGATTGCCTCAGTGGGTCGGTGGCCTCGGCGCCGGTCTGACCCGGCTCTCACAGCGGATGGAGGATCAGCGCCGCCGTGCGGAAGCCGCGGTGGGGGAATCCCCTGGCGGGAGCCTTCCGGGCTCCTCGGTGGAGGCCGGCGACTCAAAGGAGCTGAGGCCTGCCGGTCCTGCGGATGCCCCCGCGGCCGGCGGTGCGGCGGACGGCGGTCCGGCAGAAAGCGCTTCTGCAGTCAGCGGTGCGTCGCGCGCCGGTGCGCCGGCCACGCTCACGGTTCCCCGTACCCAGCTGCCGGAAGCGACGGACGGGGTGCCGCATCCCGCGACGGAGCTCGCCGTGCCGTCCGCCGATGCCGTCCCGCCGGAGAACGTCCCCCCGCCGCCCTCTTACGCCCCGGCCGTCGCGGCCCGCCCCGATCCGGTCGACGCGGTGCCGTGGGGCGTACGGGTCGCCGCCGAGGCGGGCTGGCGGCTGCTGGTGCTGGCGGCCACGCTGTGGGTCCTCGCGCGCGTCATCACCACCATCGAACTGGTGGTGCTCGCCTTCATCGCGGCGACGCTGATCACCGCGCTGCTGCAGCCCACCGTGGGCTGGCTGCGCCGGCGCGGGCTGCCGCGCGGGCCGGCCACCGCGCTGACCTTCATCGGCGGGTTCGTCATCATGGGCCTGGTCGGCTGGTTTGTGGTCTGGCAGGTCCAGGACAACATCGACTCGGTCTCCAGCCGTATCCAGGAGGGCATCACCGAGCTCAAGGGCTGGCTGCTGAAGAGCCCGTTCCATGTGACCGAGTCCCAGATCACCCAGATCGCCAAGAACCTGCAGGACGCGGTCGGCGCCAACACCGAGGCCATCACCTCGGCCGGCCTGGAGGGCGTCACCGTCGTCCTGGAAGTGCTCACCGGCATCCTGCTGGCGATGTTCACCACGCTCTTCCTGCTCTACGACGGCCGGCGGATCTGGAACTGGGTGCTCAAGCTGGTTCCGAGCGCGGCCCGCGAGGGTGTGGCGGGCGCCGGGCCGCGGGCCTGGCGGACGCTGACCGCCTATGTGCGCGGCACGGTGGTCGTCGCCCTGATCGATGCCATCTTCATCGGTATCGGCCTCTACTTCCTCAATGTGCCGCTGGCCGTGCCGCTCGCCGTCTTCATCTTCCTGTTCGCCTTCATCCCGCTGGTCGGCGCGGTGGTCTCGGGTGCGCTGGCGTGTGTCATCGCGCTGGTCGCCAACGGGGTGTTCACGGGGCTGATGGTGCTGGCGGTCGTGCTGGCCGTCCAGCAGATCGAGGGGCACGTCCTGCAGCCGTTCATCCTGGGCCGGGCGGTCCGGGTCCATCCGCTCGCGGTGATCCTGTCGGTCGCCGCGGGCGGCCTGATCGCGGGCATCGGCGGTGCGGTGGTCGCGGTGCCGCTGGTGGCGGTCACCAACACGGTGGTCGGCTACCTGCGTTCGTACTCCAGGGAACAGGCGGTACGGATGGCGGTGGCCCCGCGCGGCGCCACCGCGATCTCGGTGGCGCCGACCCCGCCCCCGGTGCGGGCCAGGCCGGAGGAACCCCAGGCGTAG
- a CDS encoding peroxiredoxin, with protein MLTVGDKFPEFDLTACVSLEKGQEFEQINHKTYEGKWKIVFAWPKDFTFVCPTEIAAFGKLNDEFADRDAQVLGFSGDSEFVHHAWRKDHPDLTDLPFPMLADSKHELMRDLGIEGEDGFAQRAVFIVDQNNEIQFTMVTAGSVGRNPKEVLRVLDALQTDELCPCNWSKGDETLDPVSLLSGE; from the coding sequence GTGCTCACTGTCGGTGACAAGTTCCCCGAGTTCGACCTGACCGCCTGCGTTTCGCTGGAAAAGGGCCAGGAGTTCGAGCAGATCAACCACAAGACCTACGAGGGCAAGTGGAAGATCGTCTTTGCGTGGCCCAAGGACTTCACCTTCGTGTGCCCGACCGAGATCGCCGCCTTCGGCAAGCTGAACGACGAGTTCGCCGACCGTGACGCCCAGGTCCTCGGCTTCTCCGGCGACTCCGAGTTCGTGCACCACGCCTGGCGCAAGGACCACCCGGACCTGACCGACCTGCCCTTCCCGATGCTCGCCGACTCGAAGCACGAGCTCATGCGCGACCTGGGCATCGAGGGCGAGGACGGCTTCGCGCAGCGCGCCGTCTTCATCGTCGACCAGAACAACGAGATCCAGTTCACCATGGTGACCGCCGGTTCCGTCGGCCGTAACCCCAAGGAGGTCCTGCGGGTCCTCGACGCCCTGCAGACCGACGAGCTGTGCCCCTGCAACTGGTCCAAGGGCGACGAGACCCTCGACCCGGTCTCGCTGCTCTCGGGCGAGTGA
- the mgrA gene encoding L-glyceraldehyde 3-phosphate reductase, which yields MTGTDYRAADSRYDSMKYRRTGRSGLKLPAISLGLWHNFGDDRTLSSQRDILRRAFDLGVTHFDLANNYGPPPGSAELNFGKIFAQDFRGYRDEMILSTKAGYLMHPGPYGEWGSRKYLLSSLDASLKRMGVDYVDIFYSHRFDPDTPLEETMGALASAVQQGKALYAGVSSYNAEQTREAAGILREMGVPALIHQPSYSMINRWTEDDLLLDTLEAEGMGCISFAPLAQGMLTDKYLHGIPEGSRASLGKSLDPGLLSDEVVRRLRGLNDIAARRGQSLAQLALRWVLRDDRMTSALIGASSVAQLEANIAALDAPAITDAELAEIDEFAKTTDGVNIWARR from the coding sequence ATGACTGGCACCGACTACCGCGCCGCGGATTCCCGCTACGACTCGATGAAGTACCGGAGAACGGGTCGCAGCGGACTCAAACTCCCCGCTATCTCCCTTGGACTGTGGCACAACTTCGGGGATGACCGCACCCTGAGCTCCCAGCGGGACATCCTGCGCCGCGCCTTCGATCTGGGCGTGACCCACTTCGATCTGGCCAACAACTACGGTCCGCCACCCGGGTCCGCCGAGCTGAACTTCGGGAAGATCTTCGCGCAGGACTTCCGTGGCTACCGCGACGAGATGATTCTGTCGACGAAGGCCGGATATCTGATGCACCCCGGCCCCTACGGTGAATGGGGTTCGCGGAAATATCTCCTCTCGTCGCTGGATGCCTCACTGAAGCGGATGGGCGTCGATTACGTCGATATCTTCTACTCGCACCGCTTCGATCCGGACACCCCGCTGGAGGAGACGATGGGCGCGCTGGCGTCCGCCGTCCAGCAGGGCAAGGCCCTGTATGCCGGGGTTTCCTCCTACAACGCCGAGCAGACCCGTGAAGCGGCCGGAATCCTGCGGGAAATGGGCGTCCCCGCACTGATCCACCAGCCGTCCTACTCGATGATCAACCGCTGGACCGAGGACGATCTGCTGCTGGACACTCTCGAAGCCGAGGGCATGGGCTGCATCTCTTTTGCGCCACTTGCGCAGGGCATGCTCACGGACAAGTACCTGCACGGCATCCCCGAGGGCTCGCGGGCCTCCCTGGGCAAGTCCCTGGACCCGGGCCTGCTGTCCGACGAGGTCGTCCGCCGCCTCCGCGGCCTCAACGACATCGCGGCCCGGCGCGGCCAGTCGCTGGCCCAGCTCGCGCTGCGCTGGGTGCTGCGCGACGACCGGATGACCTCCGCCCTGATCGGCGCCAGCAGCGTCGCCCAGCTGGAGGCCAATATCGCCGCCCTCGACGCCCCCGCGATCACGGATGCCGAGCTGGCCGAGATCGACGAGTTCGCGAAGACGACGGACGGCGTGAACATCTGGGCGCGGCGGTAG
- a CDS encoding transglycosylase SLT domain-containing protein has protein sequence MSRISVRGFAVASATAVTTVGAVVGVAAGNEPASVGNTEATAADATIADIPAGAQAQVQTASLTQQADDQSTQADTASLKSAQESARKAAAETAKSKKDAADEAKAKKDADARDKKEQAASRSSARGDLGDLLGKSSYSIADTQSIARQMMAGNQFQCFSNIVDHESGWNYKATNAGSGAYGLVQALPGSKMSSAGSDWQTNPATQIKWGLNYMNDRYGSPCGAWSFWQANSWY, from the coding sequence GTGAGCCGGATCTCGGTCCGGGGATTCGCCGTGGCATCCGCCACCGCGGTCACCACCGTCGGCGCCGTGGTCGGCGTCGCTGCAGGCAACGAGCCCGCCTCGGTCGGCAACACCGAGGCAACCGCTGCCGACGCGACGATCGCGGACATTCCCGCGGGCGCACAGGCCCAGGTGCAGACGGCTTCCCTGACGCAGCAGGCGGACGACCAGTCCACCCAGGCCGACACGGCATCGCTGAAGTCCGCTCAGGAGTCGGCCCGCAAGGCCGCCGCTGAGACCGCCAAGAGCAAGAAGGACGCGGCGGACGAGGCGAAGGCCAAGAAGGACGCCGACGCGCGTGACAAGAAGGAGCAGGCCGCGTCCCGCTCTTCCGCGCGCGGCGACCTGGGCGACCTCCTCGGCAAGAGCTCGTACTCCATCGCCGACACGCAGTCCATCGCGCGGCAGATGATGGCCGGCAACCAGTTCCAGTGCTTCAGCAACATCGTGGACCACGAGTCCGGCTGGAACTACAAGGCCACCAACGCCGGCTCGGGCGCCTACGGCCTCGTCCAGGCGCTGCCCGGCTCCAAGATGTCCTCTGCGGGTTCCGACTGGCAGACCAACCCGGCCACCCAGATCAAGTGGGGGCTGAACTACATGAACGACCGCTACGGCAGCCCCTGTGGTGCCTGGTCGTTCTGGCAGGCCAACAGCTGGTACTAG
- a CDS encoding PhoH family protein, with the protein MVNIKQRREHDRRTYVLDTSVLLADPGAMARFDEHEVVLPVVVVTELEAKRHHPELGYFARQALRLLDEYRVQFGRLDSPIPIGDLGGSLRVELNHSDPGILPAGFRLGDNDSRILAVARNLQAEGYDVTVVSKDLPLRIKASSVGLLAEEYRAELAITDSGWTGMAELTVSAEQIDDLFAAETAHVPEVSELPVHTGLVLQSDRGKALGRVTAEGAVRLVRGDREAFGIHGRSAEQRIALDLLLDPEVGIVSMGGRAGTGKSALALCAGLEAVLERRQHRKVMVFRPLYAVGGQELGYLPGSEAEKMSPWAQAVFDTLSAVTSKDVIEEVVGRGMLEVLPLTHIRGRSLHDAFVIVDEAQSLERNVLLTVLSRIGANSRVVLTHDVAQRDNLRVGRYDGVVAVVEKLKGHPLFAHVTLNRSERSPIAALVTELLEDGRI; encoded by the coding sequence GTGGTGAACATCAAGCAGCGCCGTGAGCACGACCGGCGCACTTATGTCCTCGACACCAGTGTGCTGCTGGCGGATCCAGGAGCCATGGCCCGCTTCGACGAGCACGAGGTCGTGCTGCCGGTCGTGGTGGTCACGGAACTGGAGGCCAAAAGGCACCACCCCGAGCTCGGCTACTTCGCACGGCAGGCGCTGCGCCTGCTGGACGAGTACCGGGTGCAGTTCGGGCGGCTGGACTCGCCCATCCCCATCGGGGATCTCGGCGGGTCGCTCCGGGTCGAGCTGAACCACTCCGATCCCGGAATACTGCCCGCGGGCTTCCGGCTCGGCGACAACGACTCGCGGATCCTCGCCGTGGCGCGCAATCTGCAGGCCGAGGGGTACGACGTCACCGTCGTCTCCAAGGATCTGCCGCTGCGCATCAAGGCGTCCTCGGTCGGCCTGCTGGCCGAGGAGTACCGCGCCGAGCTGGCGATCACCGATTCCGGCTGGACGGGGATGGCCGAGCTGACCGTCTCCGCCGAGCAGATCGACGATCTCTTCGCCGCCGAGACCGCTCATGTACCGGAGGTCTCCGAACTTCCGGTGCATACCGGACTTGTGCTGCAGTCCGACCGGGGCAAGGCGCTGGGCCGGGTCACCGCGGAGGGCGCGGTCCGGCTGGTGCGGGGCGACCGGGAGGCATTCGGGATCCACGGCCGCAGCGCCGAGCAGCGGATCGCGCTGGATCTGCTGCTCGACCCGGAGGTCGGCATCGTCTCGATGGGCGGCCGGGCCGGTACGGGCAAGTCGGCGCTGGCGCTGTGCGCGGGCCTGGAGGCCGTATTGGAGCGCCGGCAGCACCGCAAGGTGATGGTGTTCCGCCCGCTGTACGCCGTCGGCGGGCAGGAGCTGGGCTATCTGCCGGGCAGCGAGGCGGAGAAGATGAGCCCCTGGGCCCAGGCCGTCTTCGACACGCTGTCCGCGGTGACCAGCAAGGACGTCATCGAAGAGGTGGTGGGGCGCGGCATGTTGGAGGTGCTGCCGCTGACCCATATCCGGGGGCGTTCGCTGCATGACGCATTCGTCATCGTGGACGAGGCCCAGTCGCTGGAGCGGAACGTCCTTTTGACGGTTCTGTCCCGTATCGGCGCCAACTCCCGGGTGGTGCTGACCCATGATGTCGCGCAGCGCGACAACCTCCGGGTCGGGCGGTACGACGGTGTGGTTGCCGTCGTCGAGAAGCTGAAGGGGCATCCGCTGTTCGCCCACGTCACGCTGAACCGCTCGGAGCGTTCGCCGATCGCGGCACTGGTGACCGAATTGCTGGAGGACGGCCGGATCTGA